Sequence from the Meiothermus sp. CFH 77666 genome:
TGAGCGCACCGTGCTTTGGATCGGGGTGTTGCGGCAGAGCTATGCCCGCCTCGAGGCCGCCGTGCAGCAGGGAAATGCCCCCGAGGCGGCGCGCTGGCTCGAGCTGCGCGAGTACCGCAGCGCCACCCGCTTCGACCCCCCTGACGCCGACGCCACCGAGGCCCTGCGGGGCCTGGCCGAAGGCCGGATTCAGCCTTCCGAGGCGCTCACGGCGGTGCGCGCCGACCTCCTGGACGGCTACCAGTCGCGCCTGAACGAGGCCCTGAGGGGTCTCGAGGTGGCCCAGCAGGCGGGCTGGCGGGTGCGCGGGGCCGAGGAGCGGGCCCTGGCCCAGGGCTACTTCGAGATCCTGGCCCCGGCCTACCGAAGCCAGCGAGGGGAGGCCGCTTTGCAAGAGGCCAGGGCGCTCCTGGCCACGGGCAGCCCCCAGCAGATTCGCCGCGCCCTGGAGGGCTTCCGCGCGGCCCCTCTCTCCCCGCGCGAGCGGGCCAGGCGGGCTGGCCAACTCCTGCGCTTCGTGTCGCTGGTTCCCGTGGAGTACGCGCGGGGGGTGAGCGGGGGGGAGGGTCACGTCAACGTCACCAAAGACCTCGAGATCACCGAGGCTCTTACCTTCTTCAAGAGCGCGGCCTCGGCCTGGAGCGACCTGGAGCCCCTTTTGGCCGCCCACCCCAACCTCCCCGCCATCCGCCGGGCCTTCGCCGAGTTGGAGGGGGGGCTGCGGGCTGCCAGCCAGAAAAGCGACCCGCCCACGGCGCGCTGGGTTGGCGAGCGGAGCCAGGCGCTTTTGAAGTGGCTCGAGGCCACCCTTCCCGCCGGGTGGCGGCGGACTGACCCGGCGGGTGACCTCGAGGTCATCCGCTCACAGCTGCGCTCGGCCCAGAACGCGGTGGCCGCGGGCCGCTACGACCTGGCTGAGCTGGCCCGCATGGACGCCTACGCCCTGCTGGAGAGCGGCCCCGAGGCCAGGCTGCGGGTGTTCAACCCCCAGCTGGCCCTCGAGCTCGAGGGGCTGTTCTGGTACGGCCAGAACCCCAAGGGCCTGGCCCGCCTGATCCGCGAGCGGGCCGGTGCCGCGCAGGTGGCCCAAACCCGCCAGATCCTCGAGGCCAGGTTGCGGGAGGCCAACCAGGTGCTCGGGCGCGAAGCTTCACCCGCTGCCATCGGCCTCAATGCCGCCATCATCGTCTTCCGCGAGGGCCTGGAGGCGGTGCTCATCATCGCTGCCCTCCTGGCCTCCTTCCGCCGCCCTGAGAACCTCCACCTGCGCCGTCCGGTGTGGCTGGGGGTGGGGCTGGCTTTCCTGGCGAGCGCGCTGACGTGGGTGTTGATGTGGGGGGCCATCCAGCAGTTCGCCCGCTACGGCGAGCGCGTGGAGGCGGTGGTCTCGCTCATCGCCATCGGCGTGCTGCTCCTGATCATGAACTGGTTCTACCACAAGATCTACTGGACCGACCGCCTGGCGGACTTCCACCAGCAAAAACAGCAAGCTCTACGGCGCACGGGCCTGGCCGCCGGGCTGGGGTTGGTGGCGGTGGGCTTCGAGAGCATCTACCGCGAGGGTTTCGAGACCGTGCTCTTCCTGCAGTCGTTGGTGTTGCAAGGAGGCGTCCTGGACGTGCTGTGGGGCACCCTGGCCGGAGGAGTGGTCGTGGTGGGGCTGGGCCTGGCGATCTTCCAGCTCCAGCTCAGGCTGCCGCAGAAGCAGATGCTGATCTTCACCGGCTTGCTGGTGCTCTTCGTGTTGACGGTGATGGTGGGCCAGACCGCCCACGTCATGCAGGTGGTGGGCTGGCTGAGCGTGACGCCCACCGGCTGGGGGTTGCCGTACTGGCTGGGAACCTGGTTGGGCATCTACCCCACGTTGGAGGGGCTGTTGCTGCAAGCGCTGGCCCCCACCGTCGTCGTGGGAAGCTACTTCGTCGCCGAAAGCCTCAAACACCGCAGATTGCGCCTACACACCGAACCATGACTACGATCACAGCCCACCCCGCCCGCAGAGCCCGAATTGCCTGGCTGGCCTTTCCGCTGAGCCTGGGGCTGTTGCTGCTGGCCTTCTTGCTGGCGATCTCGGTCGGGGCCAAGGACATCCCGCTGGCCGAAGTCTGGCGGCTGGTCTTCCGGCCTGACGGCTCCACCGACAGCCTGATCGTGCAGACCCTGCGACTGCCCAGGGCGATGGCCGCCCTGGCGGTGGGGGCCTCTTTGGCGGTCTCGGGGGCCATGCTCCAGGGCATCACCCGCAACCCCCTGGCCGGGCCGGGGATCCTGGGGGTCAACGCCGGGGCAGCCCTGGCCATCCTGGTGATGGTGGTCTTCCTGCCCGCCCTACCGGCGCAGGCTTTTGTGGCCGCGGCCTTCGCAGGCGGATTGCTGGCGGCGGGGTTGGTCTACGCCATCGCCGCCACAGCGGGCCTGACCCCTGTGCGCCTGGCCCTGGCCGGGGTGGTGGTAGGGGCCCTGCTGGCCGCTTTGTCCAACACCCTGCTCACCCTCTTCGAGGAGCGGGCCAGGGGAGCCATGTTTATCCTGGCGGGCAGCGTAGCCGGGCGCAGTTGGGAGGGCCTATTGCCTATTCTGCCCTGGGTTGCGGCCACCCTGATCCTGGCTCTGCTCTCGGCCCAGCTCGTGAACCTGCTGGCCCTGGGCGAGGATGTGGCCCGGGGCCTGGGGGTTCGGGTGGGGTGGGTGCGGGCCTGGACGACCGCGCTGGCGGTGCTGGCCGCCGCCGCCGCGACCAGCATCGCCGGGCCCATCGGCTTTCTGGGCCTGATGACCCCCCACCTGGCGCGGGGCCTGGTGGGGGCGGACTACCGCTGGGTGCTGCCGCTGTCGGCGGTGCTGGGGGCGACCATTCTGCTTCTGGCCGACGTGGGCGCCCGGCTGGTGGACAGGCCCCTCGAGACCCCCGTGGGCATCCTGGTCACCGCCATCGGGGCGCCCTTTTTCGTCTATCTGGCCCGACGCACCGGGCAGGAGAAGTGAGGAGCAAGATGCAGAGAATCGTGACCGTACTGTCGGGCCTGCTCTTAGGCGGCCTGGCGCTGGCTCAGGCTTTTCCCATTAGCCTCAAGCACGAGGCTGGAACCCTGGAACTCGCCGCGCCGGCTAGGCGGGTGGTGGTGCTGGAGTACAGCTTTCTCGACACCCTGCTGGCTTTGGGCGTCAAGCCGGTGGGGGCGGCCATCGGCACCCAGGGCGGCGACCGGGG
This genomic interval carries:
- a CDS encoding iron ABC transporter permease, with the translated sequence MTTITAHPARRARIAWLAFPLSLGLLLLAFLLAISVGAKDIPLAEVWRLVFRPDGSTDSLIVQTLRLPRAMAALAVGASLAVSGAMLQGITRNPLAGPGILGVNAGAALAILVMVVFLPALPAQAFVAAAFAGGLLAAGLVYAIAATAGLTPVRLALAGVVVGALLAALSNTLLTLFEERARGAMFILAGSVAGRSWEGLLPILPWVAATLILALLSAQLVNLLALGEDVARGLGVRVGWVRAWTTALAVLAAAAATSIAGPIGFLGLMTPHLARGLVGADYRWVLPLSAVLGATILLLADVGARLVDRPLETPVGILVTAIGAPFFVYLARRTGQEK
- a CDS encoding FTR1 family protein; this encodes MRGSTLLIPLLCALASLALAQSPVKSHPQPGDAGTPAQSGEALRSALAEAQLELVFDPQQAQRLLQKAAVALDELERAGLEFDAQALTRLQHLARSGDGAAFARERTVLWIGVLRQSYARLEAAVQQGNAPEAARWLELREYRSATRFDPPDADATEALRGLAEGRIQPSEALTAVRADLLDGYQSRLNEALRGLEVAQQAGWRVRGAEERALAQGYFEILAPAYRSQRGEAALQEARALLATGSPQQIRRALEGFRAAPLSPRERARRAGQLLRFVSLVPVEYARGVSGGEGHVNVTKDLEITEALTFFKSAASAWSDLEPLLAAHPNLPAIRRAFAELEGGLRAASQKSDPPTARWVGERSQALLKWLEATLPAGWRRTDPAGDLEVIRSQLRSAQNAVAAGRYDLAELARMDAYALLESGPEARLRVFNPQLALELEGLFWYGQNPKGLARLIRERAGAAQVAQTRQILEARLREANQVLGREASPAAIGLNAAIIVFREGLEAVLIIAALLASFRRPENLHLRRPVWLGVGLAFLASALTWVLMWGAIQQFARYGERVEAVVSLIAIGVLLLIMNWFYHKIYWTDRLADFHQQKQQALRRTGLAAGLGLVAVGFESIYREGFETVLFLQSLVLQGGVLDVLWGTLAGGVVVVGLGLAIFQLQLRLPQKQMLIFTGLLVLFVLTVMVGQTAHVMQVVGWLSVTPTGWGLPYWLGTWLGIYPTLEGLLLQALAPTVVVGSYFVAESLKHRRLRLHTEP